Proteins found in one Acidimicrobiia bacterium genomic segment:
- a CDS encoding aldose 1-epimerase, with product MTSRSVVQANSHASVSIDLDQGCRLASLVVDGNELLVTEGSGPIDWGCYPMAPYAGRVRDGRFSFEGSDFELPRTVGRHAIHGTVYLQPWEQEGPSSFVAELNDPWPFTGFVRQDVRLEEDAIRLRLEVHALERPMPASCGWHPWFRRTVAGAPLRLEFEPGFALERDADGITTRAQAPVPSEPWDECFGGVGRPPVVEWPGVVRLEIASDCPWWVAYTEPPHAVCIEPQTHPPDALNHVPFVVEPGSPLVAATTISWRRG from the coding sequence ATGACGTCCCGGTCCGTGGTCCAGGCGAACAGCCATGCCAGCGTCTCGATCGATCTCGACCAGGGTTGTCGGCTTGCTTCCCTCGTCGTTGATGGCAATGAACTGCTGGTCACGGAGGGGTCGGGCCCAATCGACTGGGGCTGTTACCCGATGGCGCCATACGCGGGACGGGTCCGGGACGGTCGGTTCTCGTTTGAGGGGTCAGACTTCGAACTCCCCAGAACGGTCGGCCGGCATGCGATACATGGAACGGTCTACCTGCAGCCTTGGGAGCAAGAGGGCCCGTCTTCGTTCGTCGCCGAACTGAACGATCCGTGGCCGTTCACCGGGTTCGTCCGGCAGGACGTTCGGCTCGAGGAGGATGCGATTCGATTGCGGCTGGAGGTCCATGCTCTTGAGCGGCCGATGCCCGCCTCCTGCGGCTGGCATCCCTGGTTTCGAAGGACCGTCGCGGGTGCTCCGCTGCGATTGGAGTTCGAGCCGGGTTTTGCGTTGGAACGGGACGCCGACGGGATCACCACCAGAGCGCAGGCGCCCGTTCCGTCGGAGCCCTGGGACGAGTGCTTCGGCGGTGTCGGCCGGCCACCCGTTGTCGAGTGGCCGGGTGTGGTTCGCCTCGAAATCGCCTCGGACTGTCCATGGTGGGTGGCGTATACGGAGCCCCCTCACGCCGTGTGTATCGAACCGCAGACACATCCGCCGGATGCGCTGAATCATGTTCCGTTCGTAGTAGAACCGGGGAGTCCGCTGGTGGCGGCTACGACGATCAGTTGGAGGAGAGGTTGA